DNA sequence from the Parasphingorhabdus cellanae genome:
ACCAGCATAGATGCCAGTGGAAAAACCGCCTGATCGGCCCAGAAATCCATGAGCCGCGCCTTGGAGCAACGGGGCTTTCGTGACATCCACCGCCGATCGGGTTGGCTCAGGCAAGGCTCTTGCTCACCTGCTCGGACACATCTTTCGATAGCCCCGGCGCAGCGGCAATTTTTTCCAGCGCCAACCGCATCAATTCCGACCGGCCGCGCTCATAGCGGCGCCACCGACCCAGAGAAGGAATGAAGCGCGCGGCGGTCTGAGGGTTCTGACCATCCAGCGCGATTACCATGTCAGCAAGCATTTGATAGCCTTTACCGGATGCATCATGAAACCGCACTGGATTGTTTGTAAATCCAGCATAAAGCGCGCGCACCCGATTGGGATTAGAAAGCGTGAAATCGGGATGTTTGGCAAGGCTTTCGACCCGCTTCACCGTATCGCCACGCTGGGACATCGCCTGCAGCGTGAACCATTTGTCGAGCACCAGCGCATTATCCTTGAAGCGCTTGAAGAAATCTTCAAACGCCCAGGTCCGTTCGTCCGCATCCATGTGCGACAACACGCCAAGTGCGCCCTGCATCGCAGTCATATTGTTGGCCTCACGATATTGGTCAAAGGCCAGCTCAGCAGCGTCCTCCACCTGCGATGCGGCAATATAACCCAACGTCACGTTGCGAAGCTTGCGATCGGCCCGTGCCTCAGCATCCAGCGAAAATTCACCAGGCACACATTGCTTGTAGAGACGGCGGAATTTGCGTTCGAACTGGACGCCGATTTTGCCGCGCAATTTCTCGCGGGCATCATGGATCGCTTGCGGATCGACTTCGACCATCTGGTCACCCAGAAACGCTTCGCTGGGCAGCAACAGCAATTCCGCCAGGAATGCCCGGTCGATATTTTCATCAGCCAGTACCGCGCCAACGGCTTGCAGGATGACATCGCGATCCGCCGGCGTGCCGGTGATCTGCGCAAGGAGATAGCTGGTCATCAGCTGCTGCATCGCTTCAAACCGCGCAAACGGGTCATCGTCATGCGATGATAAAAAGGCCAGTTCTTCGGCGGTGCGGCTGCTCTCCAATATAATCGGTGCAGAAAACCCGCGATTGATCGACAGTATCGGATGTTCTTTCTGTCCTTCAAAGGTGAAGCTCTCCTCCGGCCTATTGAGCGTGATGAGTTGCTCGCCTTCATGCGCTTCCGTTTGTGGATCCAGCAAAGCGATTTTTAGGGGGATGACCATGTCTGACGGTTCAGGCTTGGCTCCGCTTGCAGCCAAACTCTGCTTGAGAGCCAGCGTCGCGGTTCCGGTTTGCGGATCATGGCTCAATTTAGCAGACACACGTGGTGTACCCGGCGTGCGATACCAGCCGCGGAACTGAGAAAGGTCAATGTCTCCCCCTTCTTCCATCGCGACGACAAAATCTTCACATGTTGCCGCCTCGCCATCATGGCGGTCGAAATATAGATCCGTGCCTTTGCGAAACCGCTCGGCGCCCAGCAAGGTCGCCATCATGCGAATAACTTCTGCGCCCTTATTATAGACGGTCGCGGTGTAGAAGTTGGAAATCTCCTGATAACTGTCCGGTCGGATTGGATGGGCCAGTGGCCCGGCATCTTCGGGAAATTGCGCCGCACGCAAAATCCGGACATCTTCGATCCGCTTGAGCGCAGCAGAACCCATGTCCGCAGAAAAACTCTGATCACGATAGACCGTAAAGCCCTCTTTCAAGCTCAGCTGGAACCAATCCCGGCAAGTCACCCGGTTGCCCGACCAATTGTGGAAATATTCGTGTGCGACGACGCCTTCGATACCATCAAAATCGGCGTCGGTCGCGACCTCGGGGTCAGCCAATATGTAGCGCGAATTAAAGACGTTAAGCCCCTTGTTTTCCATCGCGCCCATGTTGAAGTCACTGACTGCGACAATATTGAACAAACCCAAATCATATTCACGGCCATAGACTTCCTCATCCCAGCGCATCGAGTCTTTCAGGGCCTGCATCGCATGACCCGTGCGCGGCAAATCGCCATCACGCACCCAGATGTTCAGCTCCACTGGCTTGCCCGAACGGGTGGTAAAGCTGTCGGTATTGGCGACCAGATCACCGGCGACCAAAGCGAATAAATAGCTCGGTTTGGGCCAGGGGTCATTCCACTGCGCCCAGTGACGACCATTATCGCCATCGCCTTCGCTCACTTTGTCGCCATTGCAGAGCAACACCGGAAACAGTTTCTTGTCGCCCTCCATCCGCACAGAGTAACGGCTTAATATGTCCGGGCGGTCAGGGAAGAAAGTAATTCGGCGAAATCCCTCTGCCTCGCATTGGGTGCAGAGCATACCCTGTGAGGCATAAAGTCCCATCAGCTGGGTGTTTGTCGAAGGGTCCAGCTCAACCGTAATTTCCACTTCATGCGCCGACCCTGTAAGTGGTATCTGCAAATTTCCATCGATTAGCTGCCAGTCGGTCCACGGGGCACCATCAACCTTGACAGAGGTGGGCATAAGCCCATCCCCATCAAGCAACAACGGTTCTTGGTATTTTGCCGATTTGGAGCGCCTCACATCCAGCATGGAATGTACCACCGTTTGATTCAAGCCGAGTTGAAAATCGAGAGCGATTGTCGGAATGAACCAGGCGGGCGGGCGATAATCTTCGCGGCGGATGATGGCGGGGTCGGTCGCAGGCGTGGCCGCGTCGGTCTTTTGGATATCTAGCATGGACTCAGCCATAAGAGCCATTTGCACACCGTGCAATTGCGTTTATGCTTCCGATCCGGTGTTTATATGCTCGATCTAAAGGGAATTTCCAACGATGACTCATATGCTGATCTTCGGATTGGGCTATACAGCCAACCGTCTTGCGGACCGATTGCGCAGTGATGGGTGGCAAGTCACAGGAACGCGGCGCGAAGCATCGGACGGAGCAATGGCTTTTGACGATAAAGCTTCAGTCTTAGCGGCAATTGACGAGGCGACACACGTCCTTTCGTCCGTCCCGCCTGCTCGCGACGGCAGCGAACCGGTGCTGGGTGACTATGCCGCAGCGATTAAGGCCGCGTCCCTGAAATGGACCGGCTATCTCTCGTCCACCGGCGTATATGGCGATGTCAAAGGTGCATGGGTCGATGAGAGCGCTCCGATTGGTTCGGGACGGCGCAAGGCCCGCAGCGATGCTGATCTTGGCTGGCAGACATTACGCGACGACGTTCGCATAATGCGCCTGCCAGGTATTTATGGCCCCGGTCGCAATCCGATAACACGGGTGCAGCAGGGCAAAGCCAAGCGTATTGATGTCCCCGGACAGGTGTTCAGCCGTATTCACGTCGACGACATAATTGCCGCCGTGATAGCGTCTTTTGATGGACCCGCGGGCATCTACAACATCTCAGACGACCTGCCAGCGCCGCAGCACGAGGTGATCGCCCATGCCGCCCGGCTCATCGGAATCGAGCCACCGCCATTGCTATCGTTGGAAGAAGCTGACTTATCGGCATCGGCTCTGGGATTTTATGAAGAAAACCGCCGGGTCGCCAATGGTAAAGCAAAGCGTTCATTGGATTGGGAACCGCAATATCCTGATTATAAAGCGGGCATGGCCGGGCTGTCGGAATAGTCCGAACCAACCTGTTTCACGCCATCTTTCAGTCCAATATCATTTTTGCAAGCGCGGTCCCGGATAACCAGGCACACTCAACTCTAGGCCCCAGCATCCAGTCGCCACAAACCCCGATTTTGAGGTCATCATCATAAAGCGCGCTATATTGTGTGCGACCCGATCGCGCATAG
Encoded proteins:
- the pepN gene encoding aminopeptidase N — its product is MLDIQKTDAATPATDPAIIRREDYRPPAWFIPTIALDFQLGLNQTVVHSMLDVRRSKSAKYQEPLLLDGDGLMPTSVKVDGAPWTDWQLIDGNLQIPLTGSAHEVEITVELDPSTNTQLMGLYASQGMLCTQCEAEGFRRITFFPDRPDILSRYSVRMEGDKKLFPVLLCNGDKVSEGDGDNGRHWAQWNDPWPKPSYLFALVAGDLVANTDSFTTRSGKPVELNIWVRDGDLPRTGHAMQALKDSMRWDEEVYGREYDLGLFNIVAVSDFNMGAMENKGLNVFNSRYILADPEVATDADFDGIEGVVAHEYFHNWSGNRVTCRDWFQLSLKEGFTVYRDQSFSADMGSAALKRIEDVRILRAAQFPEDAGPLAHPIRPDSYQEISNFYTATVYNKGAEVIRMMATLLGAERFRKGTDLYFDRHDGEAATCEDFVVAMEEGGDIDLSQFRGWYRTPGTPRVSAKLSHDPQTGTATLALKQSLAASGAKPEPSDMVIPLKIALLDPQTEAHEGEQLITLNRPEESFTFEGQKEHPILSINRGFSAPIILESSRTAEELAFLSSHDDDPFARFEAMQQLMTSYLLAQITGTPADRDVILQAVGAVLADENIDRAFLAELLLLPSEAFLGDQMVEVDPQAIHDAREKLRGKIGVQFERKFRRLYKQCVPGEFSLDAEARADRKLRNVTLGYIAASQVEDAAELAFDQYREANNMTAMQGALGVLSHMDADERTWAFEDFFKRFKDNALVLDKWFTLQAMSQRGDTVKRVESLAKHPDFTLSNPNRVRALYAGFTNNPVRFHDASGKGYQMLADMVIALDGQNPQTAARFIPSLGRWRRYERGRSELMRLALEKIAAAPGLSKDVSEQVSKSLA
- a CDS encoding SDR family oxidoreductase, whose amino-acid sequence is MTHMLIFGLGYTANRLADRLRSDGWQVTGTRREASDGAMAFDDKASVLAAIDEATHVLSSVPPARDGSEPVLGDYAAAIKAASLKWTGYLSSTGVYGDVKGAWVDESAPIGSGRRKARSDADLGWQTLRDDVRIMRLPGIYGPGRNPITRVQQGKAKRIDVPGQVFSRIHVDDIIAAVIASFDGPAGIYNISDDLPAPQHEVIAHAARLIGIEPPPLLSLEEADLSASALGFYEENRRVANGKAKRSLDWEPQYPDYKAGMAGLSE